In Flavobacterium sp. CBA20B-1, one DNA window encodes the following:
- the rlmD gene encoding 23S rRNA (uracil(1939)-C(5))-methyltransferase RlmD: MARKKTDKIVFENVEVLDAGAKGVSVAKAPDGKIIFIPNVVPGDVVDVQTFKKRKAYYEGKAVAFHKLSSQRVEPVCEHFGACGGCKWQNMGYEFQLGYKHQEVENNLKRIGKIELPQFEPILGSKEQFFYRNKMEFSFSNARWLTDDEIKSGEELGKENALGFHIPKMWDKILDIKKCYLQQDPSNAIRNEIRDFANENGLEFFNPRENTGLLRTLMIRTASTGEIMVLIQFFKEDKKKRELLLDFLKNRFPEITSLQYVINSKLNDTIYDQNVICYHGRDYILEEMEGLKFSINAKSFYQTNSDQAYELYSITRDFAGLTGNELVYDLYTGTGTIAQFVSKNAKKVIGVEAVPEAIADAKVNAERNNITNCDFFVGDMKNVFNDAFIEQHGQPDVIITDPPRDGMHKDVVAQILKIAPERVVYVSCNSATQARDLALMDEMYKVVRVRPVDMFPQTHHVENVVLLEKRS; the protein is encoded by the coding sequence ATGGCACGAAAAAAAACAGATAAAATCGTATTCGAAAACGTAGAAGTACTTGATGCAGGCGCAAAAGGCGTTTCGGTTGCAAAAGCTCCCGATGGTAAAATCATTTTTATTCCGAATGTTGTTCCCGGCGATGTGGTGGATGTTCAAACCTTTAAAAAGCGTAAGGCTTATTACGAAGGTAAAGCCGTGGCTTTTCACAAATTATCTTCACAGCGTGTTGAACCTGTTTGTGAGCATTTTGGAGCTTGTGGTGGCTGTAAATGGCAAAACATGGGTTACGAATTTCAGTTGGGCTACAAACACCAAGAAGTGGAGAATAATTTAAAAAGAATCGGAAAAATTGAACTTCCGCAGTTTGAACCAATTTTAGGTTCGAAAGAACAATTTTTCTACCGCAATAAAATGGAGTTTTCTTTTTCAAATGCACGCTGGTTAACCGATGATGAAATTAAATCGGGCGAAGAGTTGGGTAAGGAAAATGCACTAGGTTTTCATATTCCAAAAATGTGGGATAAAATTCTAGACATTAAAAAATGTTATTTGCAGCAAGATCCTTCCAATGCTATTCGCAACGAAATTCGTGATTTTGCCAATGAAAATGGTCTGGAATTTTTCAATCCACGTGAAAATACCGGTTTGTTGCGCACATTGATGATCAGAACAGCATCAACCGGAGAAATCATGGTTTTGATTCAATTTTTTAAAGAAGATAAAAAGAAACGTGAATTGTTGCTTGATTTCTTAAAAAATCGTTTCCCTGAAATTACATCGCTTCAATATGTGATCAACAGTAAATTAAACGATACCATATACGATCAAAACGTAATTTGCTACCACGGTCGTGATTATATTTTAGAAGAAATGGAAGGATTAAAATTCAGTATTAATGCCAAATCGTTCTATCAAACCAATTCAGATCAAGCATACGAATTATACAGTATTACCAGGGATTTTGCAGGTTTAACAGGCAACGAACTGGTGTATGATTTATATACCGGAACAGGAACCATTGCACAGTTTGTATCGAAAAATGCAAAAAAAGTAATTGGTGTGGAAGCAGTTCCAGAAGCAATTGCCGATGCAAAAGTGAATGCCGAACGCAACAATATTACCAATTGCGATTTTTTTGTGGGCGATATGAAAAATGTGTTTAATGATGCTTTTATAGAGCAACATGGGCAACCTGATGTAATTATTACCGATCCGCCGCGCGATGGTATGCACAAAGATGTGGTGGCTCAAATTTTAAAAATTGCTCCGGAACGTGTGGTTTATGTAAGCTGTAATTCGGCAACGCAAGCCAGAGATTTAGCTTTGATGGACGAAATGTATAAGGTGGTTCGTGTGCGACCTGTGGATATGTTTCCGCAAACACATCACGTGGAAAATGTAGTTTTATTAGAAAAACGATCATAG
- a CDS encoding thioredoxin family protein, whose amino-acid sequence MKLLFSTLFLLLSTISLKAQTDCTQLLAQKINLYDDLEKTQLELTTNFSKLTDCGLDETDILFLGQPPFLATLVIGWLNEDSEMVTYQKLLDEVLKMKATSEYKESVVFYNDFITLRSKKIDLANWEADSQILLRLVKDERAVDAIYQVIKEDPDQFETYGDMIDEFNKLADSMINDEEPLAEETPFFSDAQIIDYDELLLTAQIWGKPLLIYFTAYADVNSRKMEDAFLYDNDILDFLNANYYTVTLFVDEKKEVPKKHITKNEKTGKLMKTYGAFYMKIQEERFKNQSQPYFAIVSTDGKILKTQGFTLKKKEFQKFLK is encoded by the coding sequence ATGAAACTATTATTTAGTACACTATTTCTACTTTTATCAACCATTTCTTTAAAAGCGCAAACCGACTGTACACAACTATTAGCGCAGAAAATCAATCTATATGATGATTTAGAAAAAACACAGTTGGAACTTACAACAAACTTTTCTAAGCTTACCGATTGTGGATTAGACGAAACAGACATTCTTTTTTTGGGTCAGCCTCCTTTTTTAGCAACATTGGTTATTGGCTGGTTAAACGAAGATTCTGAAATGGTAACCTATCAAAAGTTATTAGATGAAGTCTTAAAAATGAAAGCAACTTCTGAATATAAAGAATCAGTTGTCTTTTATAATGATTTTATAACCTTACGCAGTAAAAAAATTGATCTTGCTAACTGGGAGGCAGACAGTCAAATTTTATTAAGATTGGTAAAGGATGAACGTGCTGTTGATGCCATTTACCAAGTTATTAAAGAAGATCCTGATCAATTTGAAACTTATGGCGACATGATAGATGAATTTAATAAACTTGCTGATTCTATGATAAATGATGAAGAACCCTTGGCTGAAGAAACTCCTTTTTTTTCTGATGCCCAAATAATTGATTACGATGAGTTGCTTTTAACTGCACAAATTTGGGGTAAACCTTTACTGATTTATTTTACCGCTTATGCGGATGTTAATTCACGAAAAATGGAAGATGCTTTTTTATATGACAATGACATACTAGATTTTTTAAATGCAAATTATTATACCGTAACATTATTTGTGGATGAGAAGAAAGAAGTTCCTAAAAAACACATTACAAAAAATGAAAAAACAGGAAAATTAATGAAAACGTATGGCGCTTTTTATATGAAGATACAAGAAGAGCGTTTTAAAAATCAAAGTCAGCCTTATTTTGCGATTGTATCCACCGACGGAAAAATTTTAAAAACACAAGGGTTTACCTTAAAGAAAAAAGAATTTCAAAAGTTTTTAAAGTAA
- a CDS encoding DEAD/DEAH box helicase family protein, producing MKLQFKEQNFQIQAVEAVVKCFEGQTLKTNRFTLEKTAEILRKAREQAKGIATLGYEVDELIGYRNSTIQITESQVFDNIVRVQREHYLIENQKIDTVTSANIGYNFTIEMETGTGKTYTYIRTMYELNKKYGWSKFIIIVPSIAIREGVFKTFELTQDHFQELYGHKISPFIYNSSRPQDIETFASDGRISVMVINTQAFAARGADARRIHQELDHFGSRRPIDIIAQTRPVIIIDEPQSVGKEGSVTLKSMEDFHPLFTLRYSATHLEEYNKIFRLDALDAYNKKLVKKIQVKGINLKGSSGTTGYLYLEYIRLSANKPPMAILEYEERSGNGVKRVRKPIAQGTDLFEISGGLPAYKNCLVTEVNGYLNKIVVNGQDIYPGDIINDKDELAFRRIQIRETILSHLQKEKILFEKGIKVLSLFFIDSVEKYRKYDEMGEEVLGEYAQIFEEEYRNAINQFIDLFRQDYTDYVIETDINKTSKVYAPGNYLDYLQRDDADRVHNGYFSIDKKGKPVDPTIKRGSEDSDDVSAYDLIMKDKERLLSFEEPTRFIFSHSALKEGWDNPNVFQICALKNVDSASQTRRRQEVGRGMRLAVDKNGVRQDFELVG from the coding sequence ATGAAATTACAATTCAAAGAACAAAATTTTCAAATACAGGCGGTTGAGGCTGTTGTAAAGTGCTTTGAAGGGCAGACACTGAAAACCAATAGATTTACCCTGGAAAAAACGGCCGAAATTTTACGCAAAGCTCGTGAGCAAGCTAAAGGCATTGCAACATTAGGGTATGAAGTAGACGAATTGATTGGTTACAGAAACAGCACCATACAAATTACAGAATCCCAAGTTTTTGATAATATCGTCCGCGTTCAAAGAGAACATTACCTCATCGAAAATCAAAAAATTGATACCGTTACAAGTGCAAATATTGGCTACAACTTCACCATTGAGATGGAAACCGGTACGGGTAAAACCTACACCTACATCCGTACAATGTATGAGCTGAACAAAAAATATGGCTGGAGCAAGTTTATCATTATCGTTCCGAGTATCGCTATACGAGAAGGGGTTTTCAAAACCTTTGAATTAACGCAGGATCATTTTCAGGAACTTTACGGGCATAAAATAAGTCCGTTTATTTATAATTCTTCCCGTCCGCAAGATATAGAAACCTTTGCCTCAGACGGGCGCATCAGCGTTATGGTGATCAACACCCAGGCTTTTGCTGCAAGAGGTGCCGATGCAAGACGTATTCATCAGGAATTAGATCATTTTGGATCACGGCGACCGATCGATATTATTGCACAAACCAGACCTGTTATCATTATAGATGAGCCACAATCTGTGGGTAAAGAAGGTTCGGTTACGCTGAAAAGTATGGAAGATTTTCATCCGCTGTTCACTTTGCGATATTCTGCTACGCATTTGGAAGAATACAACAAAATTTTCCGTTTAGATGCGCTGGATGCTTACAATAAAAAGCTTGTAAAGAAAATTCAGGTGAAAGGAATTAATTTAAAAGGATCTTCCGGCACAACGGGATATTTGTATCTGGAATACATCAGGCTGAGTGCCAATAAACCGCCAATGGCTATTTTAGAATACGAAGAAAGATCGGGCAACGGTGTTAAACGTGTACGAAAACCAATTGCTCAAGGGACAGATTTATTTGAAATCTCTGGCGGCTTACCGGCTTATAAAAACTGTTTGGTCACAGAAGTCAACGGTTATTTGAATAAAATTGTGGTCAATGGTCAGGATATTTATCCCGGCGATATCATCAATGATAAAGACGAATTGGCTTTTCGCAGAATTCAAATCAGGGAAACCATTCTTTCGCATTTGCAAAAGGAGAAAATCTTGTTTGAAAAAGGCATTAAAGTACTTTCTTTATTTTTCATTGATTCTGTGGAGAAATACCGGAAGTATGATGAAATGGGCGAAGAAGTTTTGGGTGAATATGCGCAGATCTTTGAAGAAGAATACAGAAATGCCATCAACCAGTTTATCGATTTATTCCGTCAGGATTATACCGATTATGTGATTGAAACCGACATCAACAAAACCTCAAAAGTCTATGCACCGGGAAATTATTTAGATTATCTGCAACGTGATGATGCAGACCGCGTGCATAACGGTTATTTTTCCATCGATAAAAAAGGCAAACCTGTAGACCCGACTATCAAAAGAGGAAGTGAAGATTCGGATGACGTTTCTGCCTATGATTTGATAATGAAAGATAAAGAACGCTTGTTGAGTTTTGAAGAACCCACGCGTTTCATCTTTTCGCATTCGGCTTTGAAGGAAGGTTGGGACAATCCAAATGTATTTCAAATCTGTGCATTGAAAAATGTGGACAGCGCAAGCCAAACCAGAAGACGGCAGGAAGTGGGGCGTGGAATGCGTTTGGCGGTGGATAAAAATGGGGTCCGCCAGGATTTTGAACTCGTGGGATAA
- a CDS encoding restriction endonuclease codes for MTNEHGETLRLTDEDAKKLNKFLYKHDILDDDDKITPEGKELIEKNEVPVPEHLTVYATAISQLLQTVYNGEGIKPENASETVPLTINKNFAKKEFQELWKKISLKTVYEVKFDTDTLIDESRIRIDADLHISERKYEIKTGEMKEVSKEDLKEGTAINVTKTDAKKLSADLYNDVAYDIVGEIEALTNLKRSTIVQILKKIKPNTFAFLRKNPEEFIAKSARLINETKASLIINNIAYQKTEEYFDAKTVFTNGKNVLRTQELLQKHIYDYLETDSTIEKEFTKNLEQATEVIVYAKLPKGFYIATPVANYSPDWAIVLDNEKVKHIYFIAETKGSENENDLRGVEKLKIHCAKEHFKSISNGEVKFDVITTYSKLLDIAQLR; via the coding sequence TTGACCAATGAACACGGCGAAACCTTGCGCCTTACCGATGAAGATGCTAAAAAACTCAATAAGTTTCTCTACAAACACGATATTCTGGATGATGATGATAAAATTACCCCCGAAGGAAAAGAACTGATCGAGAAAAACGAAGTTCCTGTTCCCGAACACTTAACCGTTTACGCTACTGCCATCAGTCAACTGTTGCAAACCGTGTACAATGGCGAAGGCATCAAACCTGAAAATGCCAGCGAAACCGTTCCGCTCACCATCAATAAAAATTTTGCCAAAAAAGAATTTCAGGAGCTTTGGAAAAAGATCAGTCTGAAAACCGTTTATGAAGTGAAATTTGATACAGATACCTTAATAGACGAAAGCAGAATACGCATTGATGCAGACCTGCATATCTCTGAAAGAAAATACGAAATCAAGACGGGTGAAATGAAGGAGGTTTCTAAAGAAGATTTGAAAGAAGGAACTGCCATTAATGTAACCAAGACAGATGCTAAAAAACTTTCTGCCGACCTCTACAACGATGTGGCTTATGACATCGTGGGCGAAATAGAAGCATTAACCAACTTAAAGCGAAGTACGATTGTACAAATTCTCAAGAAAATAAAACCCAACACTTTTGCTTTTTTGCGCAAAAACCCCGAAGAATTTATCGCCAAATCTGCAAGGCTCATCAATGAAACCAAGGCTTCGCTCATCATCAATAATATTGCCTATCAAAAAACAGAAGAATATTTTGATGCCAAAACCGTTTTTACCAACGGAAAAAATGTATTGCGTACCCAAGAACTGCTTCAAAAACATATTTACGACTATTTGGAAACCGATTCTACAATAGAGAAAGAATTTACCAAAAATCTGGAACAGGCTACCGAAGTGATCGTCTATGCCAAATTGCCCAAAGGCTTTTACATAGCCACACCTGTTGCCAATTACAGTCCCGATTGGGCGATCGTTTTAGACAATGAAAAAGTAAAACACATTTACTTTATAGCCGAAACCAAAGGTTCTGAAAATGAGAATGATTTACGGGGCGTAGAAAAACTAAAAATACATTGTGCCAAAGAACATTTTAAAAGCATTAGTAATGGCGAAGTAAAATTTGATGTGATAACCACGTACAGTAAATTATTGGATATTGCACAATTGCGGTAG
- a CDS encoding transposase, translating into MDKYQNKYRIPSARATWWNYGWAGAYFITICTKGRKHYFGHIENKKMTLSHCGLLADVFWHEIKNHTTNIELGAFVVMPNHIHGILILNGDNNLVIDNDSAIDPQSESQKRFRNPGKNTASSIIGGYKSAVTKHANRLGLEFGWQTRFHDHIIRNDAEYQRINDYIENNPKNWNDDKFY; encoded by the coding sequence TTGGATAAATATCAAAATAAATACAGAATCCCTTCTGCCCGCGCCACTTGGTGGAATTACGGTTGGGCAGGTGCCTATTTTATTACAATATGTACCAAAGGTAGAAAACATTATTTTGGGCATATTGAAAATAAGAAAATGACATTATCTCATTGCGGACTATTGGCAGATGTATTTTGGCACGAAATTAAAAACCACACCACCAATATAGAATTAGGCGCATTTGTGGTAATGCCCAATCATATCCACGGCATTTTGATTTTAAATGGTGATAATAATTTGGTGATTGATAATGATTCCGCAATCGATCCCCAATCCGAATCCCAAAAACGATTCCGAAATCCCGGAAAAAATACCGCATCATCCATTATTGGCGGATACAAATCTGCCGTTACCAAACACGCCAATAGATTAGGATTAGAATTTGGCTGGCAAACCAGATTTCACGACCATATTATTCGCAATGATGCAGAATACCAACGTATTAATGATTATATAGAAAACAACCCTAAAAATTGGAACGATGATAAATTCTATTGA
- a CDS encoding site-specific DNA-methyltransferase, translated as MKSTDITSLNIEKIAALFPNCVTETAEGKRIDFDLLKQELSNQIVEGNKERYRLEWPGKREAIVTANIPTTNTLRPVREDSVDFDTTENIYIEGDNLEVLKLLQESYLGKIKMIYIDPPYNTGKDFVYKDNFAKDGDEELFESGQKDEYNQKLVQNPETSGRYHSDWLSMMYPRLKLARNLLTDDGVIFISIGSDEIANLTRVCDEIFGETNRIAIVGRQAKSGGNKGRFFSPNIEYLLVYSRNITNVNSFSDDMDPQLIKKVYTKVQVDGERKGEKYRAMGLYQSSLDARANQRYFIEAPDGSLVIPPGSELPAIKKEGEKIVPKNIEDGCWRWTYETYLLEKAKGNIEFSKTNSKVLVDENGGFSEWNLNTKIWLKDRQEAGQLPNDLILKYENRHSAKELKDLEIPFDFAKPTGLIKYLAKISQTGDNDIILDFFSGSATTAHAVMQLNAEDASTGSAQVGKRKYIMVQLPEATDEKSEAYKAGYKNICEIGKERIRRAAKSISNEEITNYESKKNTLEKMIGKSLVEKDDEISFPNDAIIDEKAENLLQELRNLKFAIRNSDKGFRVYRLDSSNMQDVYYKPQDYTQNTLDLFADNVKEGRTAEDLVTQIMLDWGLPLSLPIERKTISGKEVYAVAGNSLYCCFDKDIDEAFAKEVAKDQPMRIVFRDKGFKDDTAKENVKQLIKQLSPNTEMKVI; from the coding sequence ATGAAATCCACCGACATCACCAGCCTGAACATAGAAAAAATAGCTGCCCTTTTCCCCAACTGCGTTACCGAAACGGCAGAAGGAAAACGAATTGATTTCGATTTGCTGAAACAGGAATTATCCAACCAAATTGTAGAGGGCAACAAAGAACGGTACCGACTGGAGTGGCCGGGCAAGCGCGAAGCCATTGTTACCGCCAATATCCCCACCACCAATACTTTGCGGCCGGTGCGGGAAGATTCTGTAGATTTTGATACTACCGAAAATATCTACATAGAAGGCGACAACCTGGAAGTGCTGAAACTCTTGCAGGAAAGCTACCTTGGCAAGATAAAAATGATCTACATAGACCCGCCTTACAACACGGGGAAAGATTTTGTGTACAAAGACAATTTTGCCAAAGACGGCGACGAAGAACTCTTTGAAAGCGGACAAAAAGACGAATACAACCAAAAATTAGTACAAAACCCCGAAACCAGCGGACGCTACCACAGCGACTGGCTTTCTATGATGTACCCACGCCTAAAACTGGCAAGAAATCTATTGACCGATGATGGCGTTATTTTTATTTCTATCGGTTCTGATGAAATAGCAAACTTAACAAGAGTATGCGACGAAATTTTTGGTGAGACAAATAGAATAGCAATTGTAGGTAGACAAGCGAAATCAGGTGGGAATAAGGGGAGATTTTTCTCGCCTAACATTGAGTATCTTCTTGTTTACTCAAGGAACATTACTAACGTTAATAGCTTTAGTGACGATATGGATCCCCAGCTTATAAAAAAAGTTTATACAAAAGTGCAAGTTGATGGCGAAAGAAAAGGCGAAAAGTATAGAGCAATGGGATTATATCAATCATCATTGGACGCTAGAGCAAATCAACGATATTTTATTGAAGCCCCAGATGGTTCTTTAGTTATTCCTCCTGGTTCAGAGTTACCCGCAATAAAAAAAGAAGGAGAAAAAATAGTTCCTAAAAATATAGAAGATGGATGCTGGAGATGGACTTATGAAACATATCTTTTAGAAAAAGCAAAAGGAAATATAGAATTTTCAAAGACAAATAGTAAAGTTTTGGTAGATGAAAATGGTGGGTTTTCCGAGTGGAATTTAAATACTAAAATATGGTTAAAAGATAGACAAGAAGCTGGCCAGTTACCTAATGATTTAATTTTAAAGTACGAAAATCGACATAGTGCTAAGGAATTGAAAGATTTAGAAATCCCATTTGATTTCGCAAAACCAACTGGACTAATTAAATATTTAGCAAAAATATCTCAAACAGGTGATAACGATATAATTCTTGACTTCTTCTCAGGTTCCGCCACCACCGCCCACGCGGTAATGCAACTTAATGCAGAAGATGCTTCGACAGGCTCAGCACAAGTTGGCAAGCGCAAATACATAATGGTGCAACTTCCCGAAGCCACCGATGAAAAAAGCGAAGCCTACAAAGCCGGTTACAAAAATATCTGCGAAATAGGCAAAGAAAGAATTCGCCGTGCTGCCAAGTCAATTTCGAATGAGGAAATTACGAATTACGAATCCAAAAAGAATACATTAGAAAAGATGATTGGAAAATCTTTAGTGGAGAAAGATGATGAAATTTCTTTTCCAAATGATGCAATCATCGATGAAAAAGCGGAAAATTTATTACAGGAACTTCGCAATTTAAAATTCGCAATTCGTAATTCAGACAAAGGTTTCCGTGTGTACCGTTTAGACAGTTCCAATATGCAGGATGTGTATTACAAACCGCAAGATTATACCCAAAATACGCTGGACCTTTTTGCAGACAATGTAAAAGAAGGCCGCACGGCAGAAGATTTGGTAACGCAGATAATGCTCGATTGGGGATTGCCATTGTCCCTGCCTATAGAACGCAAAACCATTTCGGGTAAAGAAGTGTATGCCGTAGCCGGAAATTCGCTGTACTGCTGTTTTGACAAAGATATCGATGAAGCCTTTGCCAAAGAAGTAGCCAAAGACCAACCGATGCGTATTGTATTTAGAGATAAAGGTTTTAAAGATGATACTGCGAAGGAGAATGTGAAGCAGCTCATCAAACAATTAAGTCCGAATACGGAAATGAAAGTGATATAA
- a CDS encoding DUF262 domain-containing protein → MHQNNKLELYSLYQLHNNKILLKDDNTEVKVKYYIDSYQRGYRWDKKQIDLLLDDLWEFHQKYKDKSLKDNEYYCLQPIVVKPKTLENESICWEVLDGQQRLTSLKILLSYLLRETSQDLEDEYAIPNFDITYKTRELSQAYLDQISNNFNTDKKKDNIDFFYMSSAYQAIIDWFDQKKIVQKREKRDFLDQLLASQDRDNPIKVIWYEVNDDTDSYDIFTRLNIGKIKLTNSELIKALFLRNINSNELDSQLALYEIANDWNNLESKLQKDEFWYFLYNPNNPIKYANRLEYIFDLYCERTIESEEYHTFFKINSNFNAEDSIKERLHIWRNFKSYFSKIEGWFIDIKFYHYIGFLIAIGYSIIDILELSEGKNKDEFFKELQKKVKSLINCTEDELRDLKYNNKLIFRVLLLFNILTVASDKKSNYRFPFNLFKSQQWDIEHIRSRNDKELNKPEEWKAWIKDIVEYFTSKDIDQTLIDVLTDISIEEQFCLKDLDKDVQKELIKMIVAYKEDTIQKSVLQLSFSFFRKYFKEDKDDLDKDSIGNLSLLDSYTNRSYGNAFYTLKRIRIQENGKYGLFTPVCTINAFMKVYSRKLDNLNFWSTEDADNYTTEIINVLKPYLKISIDE, encoded by the coding sequence ATGCATCAAAATAATAAGCTAGAACTTTACTCGCTATATCAGTTACACAATAATAAGATTCTACTCAAAGACGATAATACTGAAGTTAAAGTTAAATACTACATAGATTCTTACCAAAGAGGCTATCGTTGGGATAAAAAACAAATTGATTTGTTATTAGATGACTTATGGGAGTTTCATCAAAAATACAAAGACAAGTCGTTAAAAGATAACGAGTATTATTGCCTGCAACCCATTGTGGTAAAACCTAAAACATTGGAAAATGAATCAATTTGTTGGGAAGTTCTGGATGGTCAGCAAAGACTAACATCTTTAAAGATTTTACTGAGCTATTTACTTCGTGAGACTTCTCAAGATTTAGAAGATGAGTATGCAATACCAAATTTTGATATTACCTATAAAACAAGAGAATTAAGTCAAGCATATCTAGATCAAATAAGCAATAATTTCAACACTGATAAGAAAAAGGATAATATAGATTTCTTTTATATGTCTAGCGCATATCAAGCGATTATTGATTGGTTTGACCAAAAAAAGATTGTTCAAAAAAGAGAAAAAAGGGATTTTTTAGATCAATTACTGGCAAGTCAGGATAGGGACAATCCTATTAAAGTAATATGGTATGAAGTAAATGATGATACAGATTCCTATGATATCTTTACTCGTTTAAATATTGGTAAAATAAAGCTTACGAACTCTGAACTTATCAAGGCATTGTTTTTACGAAATATTAATTCAAACGAGCTAGATTCCCAATTAGCATTATATGAAATTGCAAACGATTGGAATAATTTAGAAAGTAAATTACAAAAGGATGAGTTTTGGTACTTTTTGTATAACCCGAATAATCCCATTAAATATGCGAATCGTTTAGAATATATCTTTGATTTATATTGTGAAAGAACAATAGAGTCCGAAGAATATCATACATTTTTTAAAATCAATTCCAATTTTAATGCAGAAGATTCTATTAAAGAAAGACTTCATATTTGGAGGAATTTCAAGAGTTATTTTTCAAAAATTGAAGGTTGGTTTATCGATATCAAATTCTATCATTACATAGGCTTTTTAATTGCTATAGGATATTCGATTATTGATATTTTAGAATTAAGTGAAGGAAAAAATAAAGACGAATTTTTTAAAGAACTACAAAAAAAAGTAAAATCTCTTATTAATTGTACTGAAGATGAATTGAGAGATTTGAAATACAACAACAAATTGATTTTCCGCGTATTATTGCTGTTTAATATTCTGACCGTAGCTTCTGATAAAAAATCAAATTATCGTTTCCCTTTTAATCTTTTCAAAAGTCAGCAATGGGATATTGAACATATTAGATCAAGAAATGATAAGGAATTAAATAAACCAGAGGAATGGAAAGCTTGGATAAAAGATATAGTTGAATATTTTACTAGTAAAGATATTGATCAAACACTAATTGATGTTTTAACTGATATAAGTATAGAAGAGCAATTTTGTTTGAAAGATCTTGATAAGGATGTCCAAAAAGAATTGATAAAGATGATAGTTGCCTACAAAGAGGATACTATTCAAAAATCAGTTCTACAGCTTTCATTTAGTTTCTTTAGAAAATATTTTAAAGAAGACAAAGATGATTTAGATAAAGATTCAATTGGTAATCTATCACTACTAGATTCGTATACAAATAGAAGTTATGGTAATGCATTTTACACATTGAAAAGAATAAGAATTCAGGAGAATGGTAAATATGGGTTATTTACTCCCGTATGTACAATCAATGCCTTTATGAAAGTGTATAGTAGAAAGTTAGATAATCTTAATTTTTGGAGTACAGAAGATGCGGATAACTATACTACTGAAATTATTAATGTATTAAAACCTTATCTAAAAATATCAATTGATGAGTAA